From Syngnathoides biaculeatus isolate LvHL_M chromosome 19, ASM1980259v1, whole genome shotgun sequence, a single genomic window includes:
- the LOC133492897 gene encoding palmitoyltransferase ZDHHC20-B-like isoform X2, translating into MAPIHILRCCQRGFAWIPVIFIAMVVCWSYYAYVVELCIFTIKSIGIQVVYLIFFHLSFIMFVWSYWKTIFTKPANPSKEFCLPKAEKERYEKEERPESQQDILWRAAASLPLYTRTGAGAIRYCDRCQVIKPDRCHHCSACDMCVLKMDHHCPWVNNCVGFSNYKFFILFLAYSLLYCLFIAATVLQYFIKFWTNDLPETHQHAKFHVLFLFFVAAMFCISILSLFSYHLWLVGKNRSTIEAFRAPVFRTGSDKNGFSLGFRKNIAQVFGDEKKYWLLPVFTSQGDGLTFPTRLVNADIEQPTITVHPEPNKCEVTVSPLSESQNRLLSNEQHTNSVVHHMANNPVKSDPNDITTVSMK; encoded by the exons ATGGCGCCCATTCACATATTGAGATGCTGCCAACGGGGATTTGCTTGGATACCTGTGATTTTCATTGCTATGGTCGTCTGCTGGTCCTATTATGCCTATGTGGTGGAGCTTTGCATTT TCACCATCAAGAGTATAGGAATACAGG TGGTATATCTCATCTTCTTCCACCTCTCCTTCATAATGTTTGTATGGTCTTATTGGAAGACCATCTTCACAAAGCCTGCCAACCCTTCCAAAGAG TTCTGCTTGCCCAAGGCGGAGAAGGAGCGCTATGAGAAGGAAGAGCGGCCAGAATCCCAGCAAGACATTCTATGGCGAGCTGCTGCCAGCCTGCCACTTTATACCCGCACCGGAGCAGGAG CAATTCGTTACTGTGACCGCTGTCAAGTAATCAAGCCGGATCGGTGTCATCACTGCTCTGCGTGCGACAT GTGTGTGCTGAAGATGGACCATCATTGTCCCTG GGTGAACAACTGTGTGGGCTTCTCCAACTACAAGTTCTTCATCCTCTTCTTGGCGTACTCTCTGCTTTACTGCTTGTTCATTGCAGCCACAGTGCTACAGTATTTCATCAAGTTCTGGACT AATGACCTGCCAGAGACCCACCAACACGCCAAATTCCATGTcttgtttctcttttttgttGCGGCCATGTTCTGCATCAGTATTCTCTCCCTCTTCAGCTACCACCTGTGGCTTGTCGGGAAGAACCGGTCCACTATAG AGGCGTTCAGAGCACCTGTCTTCAGGACTGGGTCCGATAAGAatggcttttctctggggtTCCGAAAGAATATCGCTCAGGTATTTGGAGACGAGAAGAAGTACTGGCTGCTGCCAGTCTTTACCAG TCAAGGAGATGGTCTGACATTCCCCACCCGGCTCGTCAATGCAGACATCGAGCAACCGACAATCACCGTGCACCCGGAGCCTAATAAATG TGAAGTGACTGTGAGCCCGCTCTCCGAATCACAGAACCGCCTTCTGAGCAACGAGCAGCATACTAACAGCGTTGTACACCATATGGCTAATAATCCCGTCAAATCAG ACCCAAACGACATCACCACAGTCTCCATGAAGTGA
- the LOC133492897 gene encoding palmitoyltransferase ZDHHC20-B-like isoform X1 yields the protein MAPIHILRCCQRGFAWIPVIFIAMVVCWSYYAYVVELCIFTIKSIGIQVVYLIFFHLSFIMFVWSYWKTIFTKPANPSKEFCLPKAEKERYEKEERPESQQDILWRAAASLPLYTRTGAGAIRYCDRCQVIKPDRCHHCSACDMCVLKMDHHCPWVNNCVGFSNYKFFILFLAYSLLYCLFIAATVLQYFIKFWTLCRRKSAENCPKNDLPETHQHAKFHVLFLFFVAAMFCISILSLFSYHLWLVGKNRSTIEAFRAPVFRTGSDKNGFSLGFRKNIAQVFGDEKKYWLLPVFTSQGDGLTFPTRLVNADIEQPTITVHPEPNKCEVTVSPLSESQNRLLSNEQHTNSVVHHMANNPVKSDPNDITTVSMK from the exons ATGGCGCCCATTCACATATTGAGATGCTGCCAACGGGGATTTGCTTGGATACCTGTGATTTTCATTGCTATGGTCGTCTGCTGGTCCTATTATGCCTATGTGGTGGAGCTTTGCATTT TCACCATCAAGAGTATAGGAATACAGG TGGTATATCTCATCTTCTTCCACCTCTCCTTCATAATGTTTGTATGGTCTTATTGGAAGACCATCTTCACAAAGCCTGCCAACCCTTCCAAAGAG TTCTGCTTGCCCAAGGCGGAGAAGGAGCGCTATGAGAAGGAAGAGCGGCCAGAATCCCAGCAAGACATTCTATGGCGAGCTGCTGCCAGCCTGCCACTTTATACCCGCACCGGAGCAGGAG CAATTCGTTACTGTGACCGCTGTCAAGTAATCAAGCCGGATCGGTGTCATCACTGCTCTGCGTGCGACAT GTGTGTGCTGAAGATGGACCATCATTGTCCCTG GGTGAACAACTGTGTGGGCTTCTCCAACTACAAGTTCTTCATCCTCTTCTTGGCGTACTCTCTGCTTTACTGCTTGTTCATTGCAGCCACAGTGCTACAGTATTTCATCAAGTTCTGGACT CTTTGCCGGAGAAAATCGGCTGAGAACTGCCCAAAG AATGACCTGCCAGAGACCCACCAACACGCCAAATTCCATGTcttgtttctcttttttgttGCGGCCATGTTCTGCATCAGTATTCTCTCCCTCTTCAGCTACCACCTGTGGCTTGTCGGGAAGAACCGGTCCACTATAG AGGCGTTCAGAGCACCTGTCTTCAGGACTGGGTCCGATAAGAatggcttttctctggggtTCCGAAAGAATATCGCTCAGGTATTTGGAGACGAGAAGAAGTACTGGCTGCTGCCAGTCTTTACCAG TCAAGGAGATGGTCTGACATTCCCCACCCGGCTCGTCAATGCAGACATCGAGCAACCGACAATCACCGTGCACCCGGAGCCTAATAAATG TGAAGTGACTGTGAGCCCGCTCTCCGAATCACAGAACCGCCTTCTGAGCAACGAGCAGCATACTAACAGCGTTGTACACCATATGGCTAATAATCCCGTCAAATCAG ACCCAAACGACATCACCACAGTCTCCATGAAGTGA
- the marchf6 gene encoding E3 ubiquitin-protein ligase MARCH6 isoform X1 codes for MDTTEEADICRVCRSEGTPDKPLYHPCVCTGSIKFIHQECLVQWLKHSRKEYCELCKHRFAFTPIYSPDMPSRLPIQDICAGLLTSVGTAIRYWFHYTLVAFAWLGVVPLTACRIYKCLFTGSVSSLLTLPLDMLSTENLLADCLQGCFVVTCTLCAFISLVWLREQIVHGGAPQWLEQHQPAPPNAAGQANEAQAAGPGAANEPAADQPAPAEPPAQNEAEPEPPDPPEQGDDPELEEEEAVAAEDADPNNGGQDDMNWNALEWDRAAEELTWERMLGLDGSLVFLEHVFWVVSLNTLFILVFAFCPYHIGHFSVVGLGFEDYVQASHFEGLITTIVGYILLAMTLILCHGLAALVRFQRSRRLLGVCYIVVKVSLLVVVEIGVFPLICGWWLDICSLEMFDASLKDREMSFKSAPGTTMFLHWLVGMVYVFYFASFILLLREVLRPGVLWFLRNLNDPDFNPVQEMIHLPIYRHLRRFILSVVVFGSIVLLMLWLPIRLIKLLMPTFLPYNVMLYSDAPVSELSLELLLLQVVLPALLEQGHTRQWLKGLVRAWTVSAGYLLDLHSYLLGEQEDIDANQPVNNNNNPPPGHHNNNNNPPPAVGEGLHAAHQAILQQGGPVGFQPYHRPLRFPFRIVLLIAFMCITLLVASLVCLTLPVFTGRWLMSFWTGSSKIHELYTAACGLYVCWLSIRGVTVLLAWMPQGRTVIVHKVQEWTFMILKTLVVALLVAGVIPLLLGLLFELVIVAPLRVPLDQTPLFYPWQDWALGVLHAKIIAAITLMGPQWWLKTVIEQVYANGIRNIDLHFIIRKLAAPVISVLLLSLCVPYVIAAGVVPAVGVTPEMEILMQRRIYPFLLMVVSLIGILSFQIRQFKRLYEHIKNDKYLVGQRLVNYERKAGRASSVPPSNPIIE; via the exons ATGGACACGACTGAAGAAG CGGATATTTGTCGTGTCTGCCGCTCCGAGGGGACCCCAGACAAGCCCTTGTATCACCCTTGTGTTTGCACCGGCAGCATTAAGTTCATTCACCAAGAATG TTTAGTCCAGTGGCTGAAACACAGTAGGAAGGAGTATTGTGAATTATGCAAGCACAGATTTGCATTCACACCAA TCTACTCCCCAGACATGCCGTCACGTCTGCCCATTCAGGACATTTGTGCCGGCCTGCTGACAAGCGTGGGCACGGCCATCCGCTATTGGTTCCATTACACACTGGTGGCTTTTGCTTGGCTTGGCGTGGTTCCTCTCACTGCAT GTCGCATCTACAAGTGTCTTTTTACTGGCTCTGTGAGCTCACTTCTGACACTGCCATTGGACATGCTCTCCAC CGAGAACCTGCTGGCTGACTGTCTACAGGGCTGCTTCGTTGTTACCTGCACTCTGTGTGCATTCATTAGCTTGGTGTGGCTCAGAGAGCAAATAGTCCATGGCGGCGCCCCACAGTGGTTAGAGCAGCACCAGCCAGCACCACCCAATGCAGCTGGGCAAGCCAATGAG GCACAAGCGGCAGGCCCAGGAGCAGCAAATGAGCCCGCTGCTGACCAACCAGCCCCTGCAGAGCCACCAGCCCAGAATGAGGCAGAGCCAGAGCCCCCTGATCCACCAGAGCAGGGAGACGACCCCGAGCTGGAAGAAGAGGAGGCGGTGGCTGCTGAAGATGCCGACCCCAACAACGGAGGTCAAG ATGACATGAATTGGAATGCTTTAGAGTGGGACCGAGCGGCCGAAGAGCTCACCTGGGAGAGG ATGCTTGGTTTGGATGGATCGCTGGTTTTTCTG GAGCATGTATTTTGGGTGGTGTCGCTCAACACACTCTTTATCTTGGTGTTTG CATTTTGTCCCTACCACATTGGACATTTCTCTGTTGTGGGTCTTGGCTTTGAGGATTAc gtTCAAGCGTCGCATTTTGAAGGTCTAATTACAACCATTGTTGGCTACATACTGCTGGCTATGACACTTATACTGTGTCAT GGATTGGCTGCTCTGGTTCGGTTTCAGCGATCCCGACGTCTGTTAGGAGTCTGTTACATCGTTGTCAAG GTCTCCCTGCTGGTTGTGGTGGAGATTGGTGTTTTTCCACTGATCTGTGGCTGGTGGCTTGACATCTGCTCCCTA GAGATGTTTGATGCCTCACTGAAAGATCGCGAGATGAGTTTCAAATCAGCACCCGGTACCACCATGTTCCTGCACTGGCTCGTCGGGATGGTCTACGTCTTTTACTTTGCTTCTTTCATTCTTCTTTTAAGAGAG GTGCTGAGGCCTGGAGTGCTGTGGTTTCTGAGAAACCTCAACGACCCAGATTTTAACCCAGTGCAGGAGATGATTCACCTTCCTATCTACAGACACCTGCGGCGGTTCATTTTGTCGGTGGTGGTGTTTGGTTCCATTGTGTTGTTAATGCTGTGGCTGCCCATTAGGTTGATTAAACTACTGATGCCCACCTTCCTGCCATACAACGTCATGCTCTACAG TGATGCCCCAGTCAGCGAGCTATCTTTGGAGCTATTATTACTTCAGGTCGTGCTGCCAGCTTTATTGGAGCAAGGGCATACCCGCCAGTGGCTCAAAGGCTTAGTTAGGGCCTGGACAGTCAGTGCTGGATATTTATT AGATCTCCACTCTTACCTGCTTGGGGAGCAAGAGGATATTGACGCTAACCAGcctgtaaacaacaacaacaaccctccCCCGGGAcatcataacaataataacaatccaCCACCAGCTGTTGGCGAGGGGCTGCATGCGGCCCACCAGGCCATCTTGCAGCAGGGCGGACCAGTGGGCTTCCAGCCATACCACAGACCTCTCCGGTTCCCATTCAGA ATTGTGCTACTGATAGCATTTATGTGCATCACCCTGCTGGTGGCCAGTCTTGTGTGTCTGACACTACCAG TGTTCACTGGGCGCTGGTTGATGTCCTTCTGGACTGGAAGCTCCAAAATTCATGAGTTGTACACGGCAGCATGCGGCTTGTACGTATGCTGGTTGTCCATCCGTGGAGTCACTGTACTGCTGGCTTGGATGCCCCAGGGACGCACTGTCATTGTGCACAAAGTTCAGGAGTGGACGTTCATG ATCCTTAAAACCCTGGTTGTTGCTCTGCTGGTTGCTGGAGTCATTCCACTGTTGTTGGGTCTGCTGTTTGAGCTGGTCATTGTGGCTCCACTCAGGGTACCGCTGGATCAAACGCCCCTCTTCTACCCCTGGCAG GATTGGGCTCTTGGAGTCCTTCATGCCAAAATCATCGCAGCCATTACCTTGATGGGTCCTCAGTGGTGGCTGAAGACTGTTAttgaacag GTGTACGCCAATGGAATTCGCAACATTGATCTTCATTTCATCATCCGTAAACTTGCAGCACCAGTCATCTCAGTCCTCCTGCTGTCCCTGTGTGTGCCCTACGTGATTGCGGCCGGCGTGGTGCCTGCTGTTG GGGTGACCCCAGAGATGGAAATTCTAATGCAAAGGAGAATCTACCCCTTCCTCTTGATGGTGGTCTCGCTTATTGGCATCCTGTCCTTCCAAATTCGCCAATTCAAACGCCTCTATGAGCACATCAAGAATGACAA GTACCTGGTTGGCCAAAGGCTTGTCAACTATGAGAGGAAAGCAGGACGAGCAAGCTCGGTCCCCCCCTCAAATCCTATCATAGAATAG
- the marchf6 gene encoding E3 ubiquitin-protein ligase MARCH6 isoform X2 produces MDTTEEADICRVCRSEGTPDKPLYHPCVCTGSIKFIHQECLVQWLKHSRKEYCELCKHRFAFTPIYSPDMPSRLPIQDICAGLLTSVGTAIRYWFHYTLVAFAWLGVVPLTACRIYKCLFTGSVSSLLTLPLDMLSTENLLADCLQGCFVVTCTLCAFISLVWLREQIVHGGAPQWLEQHQPAPPNAAGQANEAQAAGPGAANEPAADQPAPAEPPAQNEAEPEPPDPPEQGDDPELEEEEAVAAEDADPNNGDDMNWNALEWDRAAEELTWERMLGLDGSLVFLEHVFWVVSLNTLFILVFAFCPYHIGHFSVVGLGFEDYVQASHFEGLITTIVGYILLAMTLILCHGLAALVRFQRSRRLLGVCYIVVKVSLLVVVEIGVFPLICGWWLDICSLEMFDASLKDREMSFKSAPGTTMFLHWLVGMVYVFYFASFILLLREVLRPGVLWFLRNLNDPDFNPVQEMIHLPIYRHLRRFILSVVVFGSIVLLMLWLPIRLIKLLMPTFLPYNVMLYSDAPVSELSLELLLLQVVLPALLEQGHTRQWLKGLVRAWTVSAGYLLDLHSYLLGEQEDIDANQPVNNNNNPPPGHHNNNNNPPPAVGEGLHAAHQAILQQGGPVGFQPYHRPLRFPFRIVLLIAFMCITLLVASLVCLTLPVFTGRWLMSFWTGSSKIHELYTAACGLYVCWLSIRGVTVLLAWMPQGRTVIVHKVQEWTFMILKTLVVALLVAGVIPLLLGLLFELVIVAPLRVPLDQTPLFYPWQDWALGVLHAKIIAAITLMGPQWWLKTVIEQVYANGIRNIDLHFIIRKLAAPVISVLLLSLCVPYVIAAGVVPAVGVTPEMEILMQRRIYPFLLMVVSLIGILSFQIRQFKRLYEHIKNDKYLVGQRLVNYERKAGRASSVPPSNPIIE; encoded by the exons ATGGACACGACTGAAGAAG CGGATATTTGTCGTGTCTGCCGCTCCGAGGGGACCCCAGACAAGCCCTTGTATCACCCTTGTGTTTGCACCGGCAGCATTAAGTTCATTCACCAAGAATG TTTAGTCCAGTGGCTGAAACACAGTAGGAAGGAGTATTGTGAATTATGCAAGCACAGATTTGCATTCACACCAA TCTACTCCCCAGACATGCCGTCACGTCTGCCCATTCAGGACATTTGTGCCGGCCTGCTGACAAGCGTGGGCACGGCCATCCGCTATTGGTTCCATTACACACTGGTGGCTTTTGCTTGGCTTGGCGTGGTTCCTCTCACTGCAT GTCGCATCTACAAGTGTCTTTTTACTGGCTCTGTGAGCTCACTTCTGACACTGCCATTGGACATGCTCTCCAC CGAGAACCTGCTGGCTGACTGTCTACAGGGCTGCTTCGTTGTTACCTGCACTCTGTGTGCATTCATTAGCTTGGTGTGGCTCAGAGAGCAAATAGTCCATGGCGGCGCCCCACAGTGGTTAGAGCAGCACCAGCCAGCACCACCCAATGCAGCTGGGCAAGCCAATGAG GCACAAGCGGCAGGCCCAGGAGCAGCAAATGAGCCCGCTGCTGACCAACCAGCCCCTGCAGAGCCACCAGCCCAGAATGAGGCAGAGCCAGAGCCCCCTGATCCACCAGAGCAGGGAGACGACCCCGAGCTGGAAGAAGAGGAGGCGGTGGCTGCTGAAGATGCCGACCCCAACAACGGAG ATGACATGAATTGGAATGCTTTAGAGTGGGACCGAGCGGCCGAAGAGCTCACCTGGGAGAGG ATGCTTGGTTTGGATGGATCGCTGGTTTTTCTG GAGCATGTATTTTGGGTGGTGTCGCTCAACACACTCTTTATCTTGGTGTTTG CATTTTGTCCCTACCACATTGGACATTTCTCTGTTGTGGGTCTTGGCTTTGAGGATTAc gtTCAAGCGTCGCATTTTGAAGGTCTAATTACAACCATTGTTGGCTACATACTGCTGGCTATGACACTTATACTGTGTCAT GGATTGGCTGCTCTGGTTCGGTTTCAGCGATCCCGACGTCTGTTAGGAGTCTGTTACATCGTTGTCAAG GTCTCCCTGCTGGTTGTGGTGGAGATTGGTGTTTTTCCACTGATCTGTGGCTGGTGGCTTGACATCTGCTCCCTA GAGATGTTTGATGCCTCACTGAAAGATCGCGAGATGAGTTTCAAATCAGCACCCGGTACCACCATGTTCCTGCACTGGCTCGTCGGGATGGTCTACGTCTTTTACTTTGCTTCTTTCATTCTTCTTTTAAGAGAG GTGCTGAGGCCTGGAGTGCTGTGGTTTCTGAGAAACCTCAACGACCCAGATTTTAACCCAGTGCAGGAGATGATTCACCTTCCTATCTACAGACACCTGCGGCGGTTCATTTTGTCGGTGGTGGTGTTTGGTTCCATTGTGTTGTTAATGCTGTGGCTGCCCATTAGGTTGATTAAACTACTGATGCCCACCTTCCTGCCATACAACGTCATGCTCTACAG TGATGCCCCAGTCAGCGAGCTATCTTTGGAGCTATTATTACTTCAGGTCGTGCTGCCAGCTTTATTGGAGCAAGGGCATACCCGCCAGTGGCTCAAAGGCTTAGTTAGGGCCTGGACAGTCAGTGCTGGATATTTATT AGATCTCCACTCTTACCTGCTTGGGGAGCAAGAGGATATTGACGCTAACCAGcctgtaaacaacaacaacaaccctccCCCGGGAcatcataacaataataacaatccaCCACCAGCTGTTGGCGAGGGGCTGCATGCGGCCCACCAGGCCATCTTGCAGCAGGGCGGACCAGTGGGCTTCCAGCCATACCACAGACCTCTCCGGTTCCCATTCAGA ATTGTGCTACTGATAGCATTTATGTGCATCACCCTGCTGGTGGCCAGTCTTGTGTGTCTGACACTACCAG TGTTCACTGGGCGCTGGTTGATGTCCTTCTGGACTGGAAGCTCCAAAATTCATGAGTTGTACACGGCAGCATGCGGCTTGTACGTATGCTGGTTGTCCATCCGTGGAGTCACTGTACTGCTGGCTTGGATGCCCCAGGGACGCACTGTCATTGTGCACAAAGTTCAGGAGTGGACGTTCATG ATCCTTAAAACCCTGGTTGTTGCTCTGCTGGTTGCTGGAGTCATTCCACTGTTGTTGGGTCTGCTGTTTGAGCTGGTCATTGTGGCTCCACTCAGGGTACCGCTGGATCAAACGCCCCTCTTCTACCCCTGGCAG GATTGGGCTCTTGGAGTCCTTCATGCCAAAATCATCGCAGCCATTACCTTGATGGGTCCTCAGTGGTGGCTGAAGACTGTTAttgaacag GTGTACGCCAATGGAATTCGCAACATTGATCTTCATTTCATCATCCGTAAACTTGCAGCACCAGTCATCTCAGTCCTCCTGCTGTCCCTGTGTGTGCCCTACGTGATTGCGGCCGGCGTGGTGCCTGCTGTTG GGGTGACCCCAGAGATGGAAATTCTAATGCAAAGGAGAATCTACCCCTTCCTCTTGATGGTGGTCTCGCTTATTGGCATCCTGTCCTTCCAAATTCGCCAATTCAAACGCCTCTATGAGCACATCAAGAATGACAA GTACCTGGTTGGCCAAAGGCTTGTCAACTATGAGAGGAAAGCAGGACGAGCAAGCTCGGTCCCCCCCTCAAATCCTATCATAGAATAG
- the cmbl gene encoding carboxymethylenebutenolidase homolog isoform X1 — translation MANEARPCPCDIGDRMEYGCLGQEVQIEHFQAYLVKPKAASDKAVIVIQDIYGWQLPNTRYMADMLAANGYMCVWKLKAVCPDFFLGKEPWSPAHDWATFTAWLEDRKPTNVNKEVEPLLKFLKEQCGAKGIGVVGFCWGGIATHYLALNNPEVKAGVSFYGIVREGEDRYALKSPTLFIFGENDDFIPLDQVSGLEKNLKEKCTKDYQVKIFPGQNHGFAHRKREDINPADQPQIREARADMINWLNKYI, via the exons ATGGCGAACGAGGCGAGACCATGTCCCTGTGATATTGGGGATCGAATGGAGTATGGGTGTCTCGGTCAGGAGGTCCAGATCGAGCACTTTCAAGCTTATTTGGTGAAGCCCAAGGCGGCGTCTGACAAGGCCGTAATTGTCATTCAGGACATATATGGGTGGCAACTTCCTAACACCAGATATATGGCTGATATGTTGGCTGCCAATGGATACATGTGTGTTTGGAAATTAAA GGCTGTGTGCCCGGATTTCTTCCTCGGAAAGGAGCCGTGGAGCCCCGCACATGACTGGGCCACATTTACGGCATGGCTTGAAGACAGAAAGCCGACCAACGTCaacaa AGAGGTGGAACCACTGTTGAAGTTCTTGAAGGAGCAATGTGGTGCTAAAGGCATCGGTGTGGTAGGCTTCTGTTGGGGAGGGATTGCCACACATTATCTGGCCCTGAATAACCCCGAGGTGAAAGCTGGAGTGTCATTTTATG GGATCGTACGTGAAGGAGAAGACAGGTATGCTCTTAAGAGCCCAACTCTTTTCATCTTTGGAGAGAATGACGACTTCATCCCATTGGATCAG GTGAGTGGTCTTGAAAAAAACCTAAAGGAGAAATGCACCAAGGATTACCAGGTGAAGATTTTTCCTGGGCAAAATCACGGGTTCGCCCACCGAAAGAGAGAGGACATCAACCCGGCAGACCAGCCACAAATTCGGGAGGCCAGAGCAGATATGATCAATTGGCTCAACAAGTACATTTAA
- the cmbl gene encoding carboxymethylenebutenolidase homolog isoform X2 produces MANEARPCPCDIGDRMEYGCLGQEVQIEHFQAYLVKPKAASDKAVIVIQDIYGWQLPNTRYMADMLAANGYMAVCPDFFLGKEPWSPAHDWATFTAWLEDRKPTNVNKEVEPLLKFLKEQCGAKGIGVVGFCWGGIATHYLALNNPEVKAGVSFYGIVREGEDRYALKSPTLFIFGENDDFIPLDQVSGLEKNLKEKCTKDYQVKIFPGQNHGFAHRKREDINPADQPQIREARADMINWLNKYI; encoded by the exons ATGGCGAACGAGGCGAGACCATGTCCCTGTGATATTGGGGATCGAATGGAGTATGGGTGTCTCGGTCAGGAGGTCCAGATCGAGCACTTTCAAGCTTATTTGGTGAAGCCCAAGGCGGCGTCTGACAAGGCCGTAATTGTCATTCAGGACATATATGGGTGGCAACTTCCTAACACCAGATATATGGCTGATATGTTGGCTGCCAATGGATACAT GGCTGTGTGCCCGGATTTCTTCCTCGGAAAGGAGCCGTGGAGCCCCGCACATGACTGGGCCACATTTACGGCATGGCTTGAAGACAGAAAGCCGACCAACGTCaacaa AGAGGTGGAACCACTGTTGAAGTTCTTGAAGGAGCAATGTGGTGCTAAAGGCATCGGTGTGGTAGGCTTCTGTTGGGGAGGGATTGCCACACATTATCTGGCCCTGAATAACCCCGAGGTGAAAGCTGGAGTGTCATTTTATG GGATCGTACGTGAAGGAGAAGACAGGTATGCTCTTAAGAGCCCAACTCTTTTCATCTTTGGAGAGAATGACGACTTCATCCCATTGGATCAG GTGAGTGGTCTTGAAAAAAACCTAAAGGAGAAATGCACCAAGGATTACCAGGTGAAGATTTTTCCTGGGCAAAATCACGGGTTCGCCCACCGAAAGAGAGAGGACATCAACCCGGCAGACCAGCCACAAATTCGGGAGGCCAGAGCAGATATGATCAATTGGCTCAACAAGTACATTTAA